The genomic region ATTGGTGGGCGCAATAATCCAGTATAGTTAAAAAGATAGGTTGTTGCCGTAGCAATAATTACAGAAACAATCGTAGAAACAAGAATAACTCTAGCTATCATGGCCAATAAGCTATAACTATGCGGATCACGACGCAAGCCGCAAACGTAAGAAGTTATATAAAATCTTTAAAAAAATACAGCTAATTGCACTTTTTTACCTATCAAATAGGGGGTGTCCCTAACTCTATACCACTTTTTTTAACAAAAAGCGCCGAGTACTTCGTAAGCAAAAGTATAGTTTAAGCAGTAATTGACGGCACTCGCACGCTTATAAGTGTGAAGGTGTCAAGAGGAGGCTAATCTTGCTATCGAATACTATCCTATATCGTCGGCCTTTATGGCATCGTGCATCTGGCATTACTGCTTTGTTTATTGTCTTAGTTTTTATTCAAACTATGCGTATTTGTTTGGCAAATGCACAAACAAGCGCCAATTGTAGTTGCCCTAATGGCGGCACTCTTAGCGTGCAGACAGTTTATGTCCCTTATACTCTTGAGAATGGGCATGCAGGCGATACACTGCTGCACTCTGGCGCAACAGGAAGTATGGGTAGTGGTAATATAGTTCCACACATGCTGCGACTAATAGGCTTTAGCTATACGCATAGCATGCTAATTACTGCTGATGGGGCTAACGGCTTAAAACAAGAGGTTAGTCACTTTACCGCCCATGGTACCAAATTAGCGAGCTTATTTAGCAAAAAAGACCTTCGCCTTGATGCTGATAAACTTGCACATTTACCACCCGGCTTAGTTAAGCAAAACTTTGATAGCATCATTCGCGATTATGGACTAAATCTCTCTAACGCGCAGGTACTCATTGCTAGTGATCGCAACGCTGCCCAAAGTGCTGTGCAAGCTGCCCGTAAGTTGAGTGGGTCATATCGCATTCAAGCTTATACCGATCTCTCTTACATAAATCACGTTGGCCCTGGCACCCATTGTTCTGGCTTTGTCTACTGGGCTTGGCAACGTGGTGGCGGTGGAAGTATTTCACCAGTGCAATATTATCCTTCGTTTCGCGCAAATGCCGGCGATGTTTTATACCAGGGTGTTTATAATGCGATAATGTCAGAGGGGGTGCCAATATTACCTGATGCCTGGACCGCTAAACGAGTAGCTAACCAAATCGTTAACTGTTTTCTTGATCGTGCTTGCAATGCTACCGATGATGGTTGGCGGGCAGATCCACGAATAGGTTATACGGTAGCTCCCGATGATTTGCTGCCGCGTGCTGGTAATAGTGCTTATGCCTCGGTTGAACGTGTAGTTACTTCTGGAGGTTATTATGATGATCGTGACGTCTGCCAACTACCAGGAGGTGATTGGTATGAAGCTTCATGCACACCTACTCCTCCACCATCAGGTGGCAATGGCCACCGACCAGTTGCCTCAACACTAAATGTTAATAGTGATACCTCAGGCAATATCGTTTTCTCCTATACTTTATCTGATGCTGAAGGTGATCTCCTTAAAATAATCCCAGAGTATTCAGCTGACGGTGGTACCACCTGGAGCAATGCTACTGCTGGACCAGGAGGTGAACCCAAAACTGATCTACACTCTAGCGAAAGCGGAGTAACTCATACTTTTGTATGGGCATCGCATCTTCAAGGCATTGGGATAATGACGACCGCTACAAATGTAGCTTTCCGTATAACTCCATCTGATGGCCTTTTAGGAAAATCTGCAATCAGCAATACTTTCACTGTCGATAATACTGATAGACGCGTAGAATGCAGACCTGTTTATCAAACTAGTGGCTATTGTGGTGATTTTAAATGTGATCCTACTATATGCGAAACCATAATCAGCTGTAATCGCGACTGCGGCTATTGCGGTGATGGTATTTGCGGTGTTGATGAAACCGCTGACCCAGGGGGTAATTGCGCTAAAGATTGTGGAAAATGTGGTGATGGTATTTGTATGGCAAACGAAACCACCAATAATTGTGTGGCTGATTGCAGTAAAGGTTGTGGTGATAATATTTGTCGTCCTGAAGCTGGTGAGAATGAAGAAACCTGTCCGACAGACTGCAGTAATTGTGGTAATGGTGTACAAAACGAAGGTGAGACTTGTGCTAACTGCCCACAAGATGTGGCTAATACTCCGGTAATTATTGCGACACCATCAAAAGTAGTTGTCAATCAACCAATTTCTTTCACAACTGATACAACACTTATATCAGGTGTTCCTACTTGGGATTTTGGTGATGCAACTAATCAGTCAGGTGTTTCGGTAACGCATAATTACCGTGCCACCGGAAGCTATCATGTTGTACTTTCAGCCACTGAAAATAATTGTCAGGTCACTAAGACTTCTCTACCCTTTGTAATTGTAGTTACAAAAGGTGATGATTGCGGTGGCTTTTGCGGAGATGATGTTTGTTGCGACTATGATTATGAAGAAACACCACTCAATTGTCCGCAAGATTGTGTTTGTGGCAGCCACCAAGGCTATTGTGGTGATGGTGTATGTTGCAATATTGATGGCGAAGATTATTCAACCTGCCCGAGCGATTGCCCCATAGTATGTGATGTTTGTGGGAATGATTTCTGCGGTGAGTGTGAAAACGCCGAGAACTGTTCACAGGATTGTATAAATCAAATCATCTGTGGTGACCATGTATGTGATAGCAGTGAGGGCTGTGAAAATTGTCCTAGTGATTGCGGTAAATGTATAGAACCCTGTGGTGATGGCTATTGCACACCAGGCATAGAAGATTGTGGTACATGCACCCAAGATTGTGCATGCCGCAACGGTACTAAGTGTTCTAATCGGCAATGTATAACTTATTGCGGCAATAACACCTGCGATGAAAAAGAAACCTACAAAACCTGTCCGCAAGATTGTGCAGCACCACAAGATGAGTGCAGTAAAGATGATGACTGTGGGTCAGGAAAAGTTTGCGAGTTGAGTACCGGCTGCGATCATCCTCTAATATGTGTGTCAGGTTGCCATAACAAATCACAATGCCCAGATGGAAGCGAGTGTAAGCAACTTAATTGCATAACTTGTCCATGTGCTGGCATATGCACACCTGTTTCTCTTTCTTGCGGCGCTATGGGCGGAGACTTTTGCAGCAACACCGGCAAATGCCCGCAAGGGTATGATAATCTCGGCGCTTCATATGACTGCAGTCCTTGCTGCAAACAAGGTGATTCTTGCGGAGCCATGGGAGGAAATTACTGTAGTAACGACGGCAAGTGCCCAAGGGGATATGATGTTCTTGGTGTCACATATGACTGTACTCCTTGTTGCAAACAAGGACCATCGTGCGGCGCCATGGGCGGAGACTATTGCGGCAACGACCTTAAATGCCCAAAGGGATATATCAGTCTTGGCTCCTCATATGACTGTAATCCCTGTTGCAAGCAAGGCACCCTATAAACAAAGAGAGGCTATTATGCTGATAATTATTAACAGCTTAAAAAAAAGTTTTAAATCCACTCATCATAATGCAATTGTTGCTACATTAGCGCTAGTAATCGCAAATATATTCGGTTGTAGCAAAAATAATGATGTATCGGTTATGGAGCAGCGACCCTTAATCGCAAATATACAAACCGATCGTACTGAAGCTTGTATAGGTGATGACGTATTAGTAACGGTAATTGCGTTAGAACCCGACCCTCGCTTAGAAGTATATGTAGATGGTGCACTAGGCAATCCACGTGTGGTTACTGTTAGTAGTATAGGTGTACAAAAAGTTGGGGTAACCGTAAGTTTGGGCCCTAATGTTCGTGATTTTTCTAGTGTTGAATTTAAAGGAATTGATTGTGGCGAGCAATCAACACTTGATTTAAGTTATCGTTTTTCTACTGATCGCGCTGACACTGTTATCTTTAATGCCAGCGTTAACAAAATTGAACCCTCAGAAATATTATATTTATGGGATTTTGGTGAGGGCACGACAATAACGACAACAAGTGGTATGGTAGAAAAAAGCTATGCAATGCGTGATCAAAACAAGGCTATGACAACTTTCATAGCCTCAGTAACTGCAACAATAGCCACAGGGCAAAGTTTGCAAAAGCGTATTTCGGTAGCTTTAAAAAATTTAAGTTTCGCTGCAAGCGAAGATGCCATCGTTGTATTACCTGTCGAGCATGAACGCTTTGCTACCCAACAAGGCAATATTTTTTCAAGTCTAGTACAAATGAAAAATACGTTATCTTCGAGCGTTACTTTTAGCAATCTTGTTGCAATGGGGCGCAGTTGTGATGGTGAGCAGATGCCTCAAGTTACATTAGATCTTGCTAATAGCTTTGCAAGTCCACCATTAAAACTACTCGCTGGGCAAGTATGGTCTTCACAAATTTCACTTACACAATCTAACTTAGGAGATAACGTTTGTACGGCAAGATTGATTCTTAGTGGCGCTAGCGAAAGTGGCCAAAAAGTAAGAGCGGGATTTGCGCTTGATCTTAAAGTGCCGCAACTTAGTAGTCAGGTAACCGATACCCAAATCATTAGCAAGATTGAAGCTGCGCGCGAAATCCTAGGTCGCAAGAGAGTTACTATTGAAGAGCTTAACCGTCTTGAAGCTGAAGGTTTGCTGTAACCTAACTGATAGCTTGGGGGTATAC from Deltaproteobacteria bacterium harbors:
- a CDS encoding PKD domain-containing protein, which encodes MLSNTILYRRPLWHRASGITALFIVLVFIQTMRICLANAQTSANCSCPNGGTLSVQTVYVPYTLENGHAGDTLLHSGATGSMGSGNIVPHMLRLIGFSYTHSMLITADGANGLKQEVSHFTAHGTKLASLFSKKDLRLDADKLAHLPPGLVKQNFDSIIRDYGLNLSNAQVLIASDRNAAQSAVQAARKLSGSYRIQAYTDLSYINHVGPGTHCSGFVYWAWQRGGGGSISPVQYYPSFRANAGDVLYQGVYNAIMSEGVPILPDAWTAKRVANQIVNCFLDRACNATDDGWRADPRIGYTVAPDDLLPRAGNSAYASVERVVTSGGYYDDRDVCQLPGGDWYEASCTPTPPPSGGNGHRPVASTLNVNSDTSGNIVFSYTLSDAEGDLLKIIPEYSADGGTTWSNATAGPGGEPKTDLHSSESGVTHTFVWASHLQGIGIMTTATNVAFRITPSDGLLGKSAISNTFTVDNTDRRVECRPVYQTSGYCGDFKCDPTICETIISCNRDCGYCGDGICGVDETADPGGNCAKDCGKCGDGICMANETTNNCVADCSKGCGDNICRPEAGENEETCPTDCSNCGNGVQNEGETCANCPQDVANTPVIIATPSKVVVNQPISFTTDTTLISGVPTWDFGDATNQSGVSVTHNYRATGSYHVVLSATENNCQVTKTSLPFVIVVTKGDDCGGFCGDDVCCDYDYEETPLNCPQDCVCGSHQGYCGDGVCCNIDGEDYSTCPSDCPIVCDVCGNDFCGECENAENCSQDCINQIICGDHVCDSSEGCENCPSDCGKCIEPCGDGYCTPGIEDCGTCTQDCACRNGTKCSNRQCITYCGNNTCDEKETYKTCPQDCAAPQDECSKDDDCGSGKVCELSTGCDHPLICVSGCHNKSQCPDGSECKQLNCITCPCAGICTPVSLSCGAMGGDFCSNTGKCPQGYDNLGASYDCSPCCKQGDSCGAMGGNYCSNDGKCPRGYDVLGVTYDCTPCCKQGPSCGAMGGDYCGNDLKCPKGYISLGSSYDCNPCCKQGTL